A single region of the Panulirus ornatus isolate Po-2019 chromosome 17, ASM3632096v1, whole genome shotgun sequence genome encodes:
- the LOC139754504 gene encoding uncharacterized protein, translated as MTTSLTMSQQSARTFLLLTVLLSASSVPSVEAVFGIPDFLEFGTCANVTLMENFDPVKYTGLWFDIESVPNEYQLTKACVSHKYSWKDDHMNVVSRGLSQDDQKIRVSLAFLPDEEHLPQDPARMKVIAEGTPESPYLVIDTDYRTFSCVYSCLEYFSFRAEFFWLFGRTPTLPEHTANRCHERLTAMGIDYTKMAVIRQGETCPYNKKLEQLLKNNNQLMDRTLGPELPREIVTTPATTNPPATNPATTRPPTTTPATTRPPATTPATTRLPTTTPTTTRPPTTTPAATRPPTTTPRTTDPPTTTPATTRPPTTTAAASSPPSVAESVPSSITITTTARRPRPSFTITSGRAAQGILPDTTEEDMDEQSGEEKITASRQQTVYSNAKEVTPSGEAWKQEQATQGSTAGMTSGVGPMAILMPLLEIWVVTMTCMMAL; from the exons ATGACCACCTCTCTTACAATGAGTCAACAGAGCGCGAGGACCTTCCTGCTGCTGACGGTGTTGCTGTCTGCGTCCAGCGTCCCGTCTGTGGAGGCAGTATTTGGCATTCCAGACTTTCTCGAATTCGGTACTTGTGCCAACGTTACGCTCATGGAAAACTTCGACCCTGTTAAG TACACGGGCCTGTGGTTCGACATAGAGAGCGTGCCGAACGAGTACCAGTTGACGAAGGCGTGCGTCAGCCACAAGTACTCGTGGAAGG ATGATCACATGAACGTGGTATCCCGAGGTTTGTCACAGGACGATCAGAAAATCCGAGTGTCGTTAGCTTTCCTGCCAGATGAGGAGCATCTGCCTCAGGACCCTGCACGCATGAAGGTCATCGCGGAGGGCACGCCAGAGTCCCCTTACCTG GTCATCGACACCGACTACCGCACTTTTTCCTGTGTGTACTCCTGCCTGGAGTACTTTAGTTTCCGTGCAGAGTTCTTCTGGTTGTTTGGTCGAACACCTACCTTGCCGGAACACACCGCCAACCGTTGCCACGAGAGACTCACTGCCATGGGAATTGACTACACCAAGATGGCAGTCATCAGGCAGGGCGAG acctgtCCTTATAACAAAAAGCTAGAGCAGTTGCTGAAGAACAATAACCAACTGATGGACAGAACACTGGGCCCAGAGTTACCAAGAGAGATCGTCACGACCCCAGCAACTACCAATCCTCCAGCCACCAACCCAGCAACAACccgccctcccaccaccaccccagcaaccacTCGCCCTCCTGcaaccaccccagcaaccactcgccttcccaccaccaccccaacaaccactcgccctcccaccactaccccagcagcCACTcgccctcccactaccaccccaAGAACCACTGaccctcccaccactaccccagcaaccACCCGCCCTCCTACCACCACCGCAGCTGCCTCAAGTCCACCCAGTGTGGCAGAGAGCGTTCCTTCATCTATCACCATTACTACCACAGCACGCAGGCCGCGGCCTAGCTTTACCATAACCAGTGGAAGAGCCGCCCAAGGGATCCTGCCCGACACGACGGAGGAG gaTATGGATGAACAGAGTGGCGAGGAGAAAATCACAGCTAGCAGGCAGCAGACAGTTTACAGCAATGCTAAAG AGGTGACGCCCTCCGGCGAGGCATGGAAACAAGAGCAGGCGACACAGGGCAGCACAGCGGGCATGACCAGTGGGGTAGGGCCAATGGCCATACTCATGCCCCTGCTGGAGATATGGGTGGTGACCATGACCTGCATGATGGCTCTATAG